A genomic region of Leishmania braziliensis MHOM/BR/75/M2904 complete genome, chromosome 33 contains the following coding sequences:
- a CDS encoding putative ras-like small GTPases: MGSHTKKSGKGGGGTHARQTRRRQLPGQAKVLKKDLGVPDLKEVAQRLTQTAQRRTHSVLSIPHLHGVEGASGSRLSSSGVSGGAHRLVNFVRGSGTFGKGGACSQIRGKVPQQVAQNADPAGVAESTLADRRREMRMLALRTSEKVHDYEVPMHLYRQDGLGNGRAEEDDMWEEDVTQRGQDRSLRRFFKEFHRVVVNCDVLLQVLDARDPLGCRLTQLEKNIRSTYGEEQKKIVVVLNKVDMMPSKEVLDAWINYFEQQEQLICIPFAATAKGSLRQTYVANLFRRLRSLARSDETGERKAIVVGVIGYPNVGKSSIINALKRKHVVGVGNMPGFTTGNTEVELRSDIRVMDCPGVVSPGEDNGDVVLRNAIRVSELVNPFLPVQRLLQRCTAVQQADDYDNTDVTAHQALHNSGLHPLALFYGINQFRENDVMDFIEQVGMRRGRFTRGGQVDEEATARMILADWNDGRIPYYTYPPAVDELLLRSDDAYRAVRSSCFGGGVEEKGVQVELVSAPARGVTLDGLPTFHLHMDLIEERHTKKRCEQNNMKCGDTDADDGDEML; the protein is encoded by the coding sequence ATGGGTAGTCACACCAAAAAAAGTGGCaagggcggtggcggcacgcatgcgcggcagacccggcggcggcagctgccggGTCAGGCCAAGGTGCTCAAGAAGGATCTTGGTGTGCCTGACctgaaggaggtggcgcagcgcctgaCTCAGACGGCACAacggcgcacacacagcgtCTTGAGCATCCCGCATTTGCACGGTGTCGAGGGGGCCAGCGGGTCCAGACtaagcagcagtggcgtgaGTGGTGGAGCTCATCGCCTCGTCAACTTTGTGCGCGGCAGTGGGACTTTCGGGAAGGGCGGCGCCTGCTCTCAAATTCGCGGTAAGGTCCCGCAGCAAGTTGCTCAGAATGCAGACCCCGCTGGAGTGGCCGAGTCCACCTTGGCGGACCGTCGTCGCGAGATGCGGATGCTGGCGCTCCGTACCTCAGAAAAAGTGCACGACTACGAGGTTCCCATGCACCTATACCGCCAGGACGGTCTCGGCAACGGCCGCGCTGAGGAAGACGACATGTGGGAGGAAGATGTGACACAGCGAGGGCAGGATCGCTCACTGCGGCGCTTCTTCAAAGAGTTTCATCGCGTTGTCGTGAACTgcgatgtgctgctgcaggtgctggaCGCACGCGACCCGCTCGGGTGCCGACTTACGCAGCTAGAGAAGAATATTCGCTCAACCTACggcgaggagcagaagaagatCGTTGTTGTGCTCAACAAGGTGGACATGATGCCCTCCAAGGAGGTGCTAGATGCGTGGATTAACTACTTTgagcagcaagagcagctCATATGCATCCCGTTTGCAGCCACCGCCAAGGGTTCACTGAGGCAGACGTACGTAGCGAACCTGTTTCGACGCCTGCGATCACTAGCTCGCAGCGACGAGACAGGCGAACGCAAGGCTATTGTTGTTGGGGTGATTGGCTATCCGAATGTAGGAAAGAGCTCCATCATCAACGCATTGAAACGCAAGCACGTCGTTGGCGTCGGTAACATGCCCGGGTTTACGACAGGCAACAccgaggtggagctgcggTCTGACATCCGGGTGATGGACTGCCCTGGTGTGGTAAGCCCCGGCGAGGACAACGGTGACGTGGTCCTGCGAAACGCCATTCGGGTTAGCGAGCTCGTAAATCCGTTCCTGCCAGTGCAGCGGCTCCTGCAGCGAtgcacggcggtgcagcaggctGATGACTACGACAACACCGACGTCACCGCACACCAGGCGCTGCACAACAGCGGGCTGCACCCGTTGGCTCTGTTCTACGGCATCAATCAGTTCCGTGAGAACGACGTGATGGATTTCATTGAGCAGGTCGGGATGCGTCGTGGAAGGTTCACACGCGGCGGCCAGGTGGATGAAGAAGCTACAGCCCGCATGATCTTGGCAGACTGGAACGATGGCCGCATCCCGTACTACACGTATCCGCCCGCCGTGGACGAGCTCCTTCtgcgcagcgacgacgcTTACCGTGCTGTCAGAAGCAGTTGcttcggtggtggtgttgagGAGAAGGGTGTGCAGGTGGAGCTGGTGTCGGCGCCAGCGCGCGGCGTCACACTAGACGGACTACCCACATTTCACCTTCACATGGACCTGATCGAGGAGCGGCACACGAAAAAGCGGTGTGAGCAGAATAACATGAAGTGCGGCGACACTGACGCCGACGATGGGGACGAGATGCTCTAG